A window from Saccharomyces cerevisiae S288C chromosome XIII, complete sequence encodes these proteins:
- the RCF1 gene encoding respiratory supercomplex assembly factor RCF1 (Cytochrome c oxidase subunit; required for assembly of the Complex III-Complex IV supercomplex, and for assembly of Cox13p and Rcf2p into cytochrome c oxidase; similar to Rcf2p, and either Rcf1p or Rcf2p is required for late-stage assembly of the Cox12p and Cox13p subunits and for cytochrome c oxidase activity; required for growth under hypoxic conditions; member of the hypoxia induced gene family; C. elegans and human orthologs are functional in yeast), which translates to MSRMPSSFDVTERDLDDMTFGERIIYHCKKQPLVPIGCLLTTGAVILAAQNVRLGNKWKAQYYFRWRVGLQAATLVALVAGSFIYGTSGKELKAKEEQLKEKAKMREKLWIQELERREEETEARRKRAELARMKTLENEEEIKNLEKELSDLENKLGKK; encoded by the coding sequence ATGTCACGCATGCCATCTAGTTTCGATGTTACGGAGAGGGATTTGGATGATATGACCTTTGGCGAAAGGATTATATACCATTGTAAGAAACAGCCATTGGTACCCATTGGGTGCTTGCTGACTACAGGAGCTGTCATTCTGGCTGCTCAAAATGTTCGTCTTGGTAATAAATGGAAAGCTCAGTACTACTTCCGTTGGCGTGTGGGTCTACAAGCGGCCACACTAGTCGCACTAGTCGCAGGTTCATTTATCTATGGGACTTCTGGTAAGGAACTGAAGGCGAAGGAGGAACAATTGAAGGAGAAAGCCAAGATGAGAGAAAAGTTATGGATCCAAGAGCTGGAGAGAAGGGAGGAAGAAACGGAGGCAAGGAGAAAAAGAGCCGAATTGGCAAGAATGAAGACCCTTGAGAACGAAGAGGAAATCAAGAACttagaaaaggaactaaGCGACCTGGAAAATAAGCTTGGAAAGAAGTAA
- the NDC1 gene encoding Ndc1p (Subunit of the transmembrane ring of the nuclear pore complex (NPC); contributes to nucleocytoplasmic transport, NPC biogenesis and spindle pole body duplication; homologous to human NDC1), translating into MIQTPRELLNPRYTYHTIFSDVCKTRFNHLVTRLFFICSIIQTVVISLLALPHSPLWELALAFIPNILALNLVSLLIIVTRKNYMHVKNFGFANSLTFILGQLLSVKFLVYQGVYSMGSILLSFVLGVVFGRGGSGWKPYYKLFIWLVVPTIYNLQHHVTDADKLSFNCENFFQAPQDYVLERVKRIMEKSVILSVISMFVLPIFTTVFFSRQKSGLFDSFTNGVLAVTNLLIISCIIFITFEFINIAFDAHMSIGCLHKGKLISNLSSTPMETLLSGLSADKPFTRLTAYQELAYRATSLDPSLRAPIYHSKFRSSSGNTWSLILNECLKTIQINNEKVVQYLRSVQDLGGSATARHKKKVENLDYMYENGKLTSANERLFGNRPSMMAPLRDNGLLDESPNRLRVRTDDSVLLNRGNKKRHRSSYYDNDLDETTQTFNGSIFTHETTFMTAMRLMLKKLKNSIMSFIFPSYAERQSSDESDNYRLLPNGSNKAQISIIDIWSISKKRQAEKLVPLPICHANSVVALTGLLIRSKTEDPKGGIIASVGDILKTLERSICALGEFADWDPESMAYTAFQTQRTAQDRVQQDSEDEDSMKDTTDMISVLYQLSTSAFMEIVLEYNVALNDVYLDADVAKLANWFLEVYASGNPNAT; encoded by the coding sequence ATGATACAGACGCCAAGGGAGTTGTTGAATCCACGGTACACGTACCATACCATCTTTAGCGACGTGTGCAAGACCCGATTCAACCATTTAGTTACGAGGTTGTTTTTCATATGTTCTATTATCCAAACTGTGGTGATTTCACTGCTGGCGTTGCCACACTCACCGTTATGGGAACTGGCATTGGCATTTATTCCCAATATTTTAGCTCTTAACCTAGTTTCCCTTTTGATCATTGtgacaagaaaaaattacatGCATGTAAAGAATTTTGGGTTCGCTAATTCACTTACTTTCATTCTAGGCCAATTGTTATCAGTAAAGTTTCTTGTATACCAGGGAGTCTATAGCATGGGCAGCATCCTTTTATCATTCGTACTGGGTGTGGTTTTCGGACGTGGCGGATCTGGATGGAAGCCATACTATAAGCTGTTTATTTGGCTAGTCGTTCCCACGATTTACAACCTACAACATCATGTCACTGACGCTGACAAATTGTCGTTCAACTGCGAAAACTTTTTCCAGGCCCCACAAGACTACGTATTAGAGCGTGTCAAGAGGATTATGGAGAAGTCAGTCATTCTAAGTGTAATCAGCATGTTCGTATTACCAATCTTTACCacagtatttttttccaggCAAAAATCGGGATTATTTGATTCATTTACGAATGGCGTGCTAGCTGTCACAAATTTACTAATAATCTCCTGCattatcttcatcactTTCGAATTCATAAATATAGCATTTGACGCACATATGTCCATAGGTTGTCTGCACAAGGGCAAGCTAATTTCGAATTTGTCGTCGACGCCGATGGAAACCCTGCTTAGTGGGCTTTCTGCAGACAAGCCATTTACTAGGTTGACTGCCTACCAGGAACTAGCGTATAGGGCCACTTCACTGGATCCATCATTGCGAGCACCAATATATCACTCCAAGTTCAGAAGCAGTAGTGGTAATACTTGGTCATTAATCCTCAATGAATGCTTGAAGACCATTCAGATAAACAATGAAAAGGTTGTGCAGTACCTAAGATCAGTACAAGATCTTGGGGGCTCTGCAACTGCTAgacataaaaaaaaagtagaaaaTCTAGATTATATGTATGAGAACGGGAAACTAACAAGCGCCAACGAAAGACTCTTTGGGAACCGACCCTCTATGATGGCGCCATTACGGGATAACGGCTTATTAGATGAATCACCAAACAGGCTGAGGGTAAGAACTGACGATAGTGTATTGCTTAACCGCggaaacaagaaaaggcATAGGTCCTCGTATTACGACAACGATTTAGATGAAACGACACAAACTTTTAACGGCTCTATTTTCACCCACGAAACAACATTTATGACCGCTATGCGTCTGATGttaaaaaaactgaaaaattctatAATGTCGTTTATTTTCCCTTCCTACGCAGAAAGACAATCATCTGATGAAAGCGACAATTACAGACTATTACCAAATGGCTCCAACAAAGCCCAAATCTCGATAATTGACATATGGTCCATTTCCAAGAAAAGGCAAGCTGAGAAGCTGGTTCCATTGCCCATATGCCACGCAAATAGTGTGGTAGCACTGACAGGACTGCTGATCCGATCAAAGACAGAAGATCCAAAAGGCGGTATCATTGCATCCGTTGGGGATATTCTTAAGACTTTGGAGAGGTCCATCTGTGCACTGGGTGAATTTGCCGATTGGGATCCGGAATCGATGGCATACACTGCCTTCCAAACACAAAGGACAGCCCAAGATAGAGTACAACAAGACAGTGAAGACGAAGATAGCATGAAAGACACTACTGACATGATCAGTGTTCTTTATCAGCTGTCCACCAGTGCTTTTATGGAGATTGTACTTGAATACAATGTTGCTCTGAACGACGTATATTTGGATGCAGACGTGGCCAAGTTGGCGAACTGGTTTCTAGAAGTGTACGCCTCAGGCAACCCTAATGCTACGTAA